The genomic window TGACGAGCGTTTTGTTTTTACTAATTTAGAAGTTTACAAAAAACTTGAAGAACAAGACAAAAGTATCGCAATGATGCTGGCACATTATGCGAGCTATGAGTGGGTAATTTCGATGAATGCTCATGTTGATTTTAGTGCTTTTGCCATTTACAAAAAAATTAAAAACCCCTATTTTGACCAATTAGTTAGAGATATTCGTTCTAAATTCAAAGCTTCATTAATCACAACGAAAGAATCAATCCCAACTATTATTAGAAACAACAGAGCAAAAAAAATGTCTATTTACGGCTTTGCTAGCGATCAGTCTCCGAGAGCAAATTCAGCACATCATCATCAAAATTTTATGGGAATTCATGTCCCAGTTCATACAGGAGCTGAAATGCTTTCTAAAAAATTTAATATGAATGTTGTATTCTTGAAAGTAAAAAAAGTAAAACGTGGTTTTTATGAAGCTAGTTTTGAAATACTTTCTGAAAATGCAGCAGCAGTTCCTAATTATGAAATCACTGATAAATTTATAAAATTGGTGGAACAACAAATACACGAAGCTCCAGAATATTATCTATGGACTCACAAACGATGGAAACACATGAACTAGTCAGCAAATTCCAGTAATCAGTTGACAGTTAAAACTTAAACCAATCTTTAGTATAAATTCACAAACAATATACTAATCAATCTAACTGATTCATTTTTATGGATTTTTAATGTCCTTTATCTATAAAAGAGCTGTTTTTTTTATTTTTTTTGAAGTAAAATATTTTTTTATTGCTTCATAAAAAAAGCCATGACAAAACAAGAATATATCGATAAACAACATTCAACTTGCAATTTAAAGAGTATTTTTTCCTTTAAACGATTTTTACTTATTTACTTACAAATAGTTAATAGTTTTGTATTCAAATCAAAATGAATTATTTTATGAGCACCAAAAACATATTTAACTCTGCCTATAGACAAGAATATTTTGAAGGATATGCTTTTGGATTGAATCCTACACCCGAAGTGATTTGCAAAAAAAGCAGCAAAGCTTTTACAGATGGATTTGATTCAGGACGAATGGATTATGAAGAAATGAATGGTAATATCAAGGATGGCATTCCTCCAAAGATAGTAACCAACAAAATTTTGGAAGAGTTCCTATTGTCAGGATTATTGGGTTTAAGTATTGACACTGACGATTATACACCACACCAATTGAATGTAATTGCCAAATGGTATCAAAGTGGTGTCGAAAAATATGACCCCAATCAAAGTATTTATCTTTTTGAAATTCTGGAAGAAAACGGAATTTTATTGAGTTGATTTCATATAAAAAAACCTCGTTTCAATGGAACGAGGTTTTTTTTTCGGCAAAAATTATTAATCGTGAACTAAATCAGCCAATAATTTTTTCTCTCCTACAATCCACAAAATATCATCTTTTTCAAGAATAACAGATGATTCTGGATTTAAGGTTCGTTTTCCTCTTTTTTCGATTCCTACTATCAATCCTTTTGTTTTTTCTCGCAATTTAGATTCTAAAATACTTTTGCCATGAAAAACATGATTCTTAAGCTCAATTTGACGTAAAACAATTTCTGGATCATTAACCTCTGGAGAAACATCTATTTCATGTTGATCTAAATATTTATTAAACTTCTGTACTTGTTCGTCAGTACCAATAACACAAACTTCATCTCCTGGAAAGATTCGTTCATTAGCTTGAGGGATATGAATGGTAATTTCTCCCCTCTTGATAGATACAATATTTACTCCTAACAACTCTCTTAACCGCAGGTTCTTCAAAGTTTTTCCAGCAATATTAGATTCCGCAGCAATGTCAAAAACAGCCATGTGTCCGTCCCAAGGTGTTAAATCACTTCGACTTCTTTTAGCTCTATCTAACTCTCTACCATTCAAATTAGCTAAAAAATGATTTTCGATTTTGTGATACTGAATGTGTAATTTCTTTTGAAAAATCAAATAAATTACAACGGCTACAATCAAGGCAATTAATGCTATTATTGGAGAGAAAAAAGTATTTAATAATAATCCAATAAAAAATATAGACAAGACGATGCGTACAAAAAATAACATAGTCAAAGGACCTCGAGACTTTCTATCTAACATTAATTGTTCGACTTCGGCTGTAGCTACTCGTCGAAACGCAAGCGCCCACAAAAAAGGAGCAATTATACTCAATGTAATCAAGGCTCCCATGGCATTACCAAAATGATAATCATCAACCAACGGCAAAATATATTTAGAAGAAAGCAATATTATTCCTAAAATAATTACCACAAGTGCCACCACTTGAATCAAATAAGCATTAATAACTGTTTGCCACAAACTCACCGTACGTATGGCTTGAGTACTAGCCGAATAACGTTCAATTCTTTTGGTCAATTTACGAGGTAAATTGTGTGCTAAATATTCCGAAAAAGGCAACGAATATTTAATCATAAAAGGAGTAGTAAACACCGTTACTGCCGAAACCGCTACTACAATTGGATACAAAAAAGTATTAGTAGCTTTTAATGTCACTCCCAAAGTGGCTATAATAAAAGAAAATTCACCTATTTGTGACAAACTCATTCCTGTTCGTATCGAATCCTTCAATGGCTGACCTGATAATATTGCTCCAAAAGTAGAACTAATCGATTGCCCGAAAATAGTAACAAACGAGAGGATAAGAACTGGAATAGCGTGCTCATATAGTGCTTCGGGAGCAATTAACATTCCGACAGAAACAAAAAAGACTGCTCCAAATAAATCTTTTACTGGTTTTACTAAATGTTCGATATGTTCTGCCTGCGTGGTTTCTGCAATGATAGAACCCATTATAAAAGCTCCGAGAGCTGGCGAAAAACCAACATTAGCTGCCAAGCTAACCATGGTCAAACATAAGGCCAATGAAATAATGAGTAACATTTCATCTGTCAATAAATGTTTGGTTTTTTTGAGCACTGTCGGAATAATGAAAATACCTCCCAAGAACCAAATGACAAGAAAAAACACGAGTTTTAAAACCGACATCACTAATTCGGTTCCAGAAAACTGATTACTTACCGCAACCGTTGACAACAAAACCATCATCAAAATCGCCAAAATATCTTGTACAATTAGGGAACCAATAACGATTCCTGCAAATTTTTGAGTTTTGACACCTAATTCTTCAAAGGACTTTAATATTATGGTGGTTGAAGATATAGAAAGAATTACGCCCAAAAAGATACTATCCATTTTTGACCAATCCATCCATTGACCAACACCATAACCCAAAACACACATACTGACAATTTGAACTCCTGCAGTAACCGAAGCTGTTCCTCCTACTTTCATCAATTTTTTGAAACTGAATTCGAGTCCTAAACTAAACAATAAGAAAATAACGCCAATTTCTGCCCAAACTTCTACACTCTTCATTTCTTTAACAGAAGGAAAAAAGTCAAAATGGTTTCCTGCCAAAAAACCAGCAATTAAATAACCTAAAACTAAAGGCTGCTTTAATTTTTTAAAGATTAAAACGGCAATTCCCGCAGTCATAAGAATCAATCCTAAATCGCTAATTAATGGTTCTAAATGATGTGCAACATCTGTAGCTTTTTCTATTGGATTCATAGGGCTTGTACTTGTATTTTTCTGTTTTCTTTGTATTTTGGTAAGATACAAAAAAACTTTATTTGAATAGTTAAACTTTGTTAAAAAGCTTTATTAACGGTCTATTTTGAATAAAAAAATCCCCTTGAAAAGATATTTTAAGTCTTTTTAAAAGGGAATTATAAATAATTTTAAGTTTTTATTATTGGAACTTATTCAAGTCAGATACAGTGTAAAATCTCAACTTATTGCGTTTGACATATTGGCAAACATACTCTAATGTTTTATTTTCCGTTTGATAATCTCCCGTTACCTCATTCACCGTTTTATGACTATTCAGAATCAGAATTTTGTTGTGCTTTTTGGCAAAATCCAACAATTTTAAAAGATGTGGAATATTAAAGTCATTGTGAGTATCATCAATACTAAAGCTGAATATTAAATTTGAATGATTGAAATAACAACCTTGTTTATCAGCCACTTCTTCGTTAAATGCTCTTCCTCGGACTACTTTAAATTTTTTCAATAAAGCGGCATCCAGTTTTTGAGTTCTTCCGCCATAAGGATAGGCAAATGAACTAACTTTTAAACCATAAAAGTGCATCAAATGCAACATCGGATTGATTTCATCCTTCATGTATTCATTAATGGTATGAACACGGGTATAATCGGCAGCATTTAAGTGATTCAATCCGTGACCGCCTATTTCGTGGCCTTCATTTTGCAACTCAAGAAGTTTCTTAATTTGATAATGCTTCAAATTATGTATTCTGCAAACAAAAAAAGTGCCTTTCCAACCATACTTTTTTAATTGCTGATTCGTTGCAAACCATTCATTTATATATGCGTCGTCAAAGGATAAAATGACTCCTGCAATCTTGGGTTTTGCTTTTGATTTCGGTATTGGCTGCTCTTTTTCGCAAGAAATGAAAACAAAAAAAGTACAAAGCAATAGGATTTTTAGAATAGAAATCTTCATAATTGCTTTGTACTTTTAAAAGAGTTTGGTTTTATTAAATTCCCAAGAAATTACTTGGCGTGATTTGCATTAATTCGGTTTTAATTTCAGCTGAAACTTCCAAAGTTCCAATAAATTCGTGAATCGAATCCTTGGTTATTGCTTCATTAGTTCTAGTCAAGCCTTTTAAGGCTTCGTAAGGATTTGGATAAGCTTCACGACGCAAAATAGTTTGAATAGCTTCGGCTACAACAGCCCAATTTTTCTCTAAATCTTCGGCAAATTTTGATTCGTTCAACAATAGTTTGTTCAATCCTTTTAAAGTAGCTTCGAATGCGATTAAAGTATGTCCGATTGGTACGCCAATGTTTCTCAAAACCGTACTGTCGGTCAAATCACGTTGCAATCTTGAAACAGGTAATTTAGCCGAAAGATGTTCGAAAATAGCATTGGCTATTCCTAAATTCCCTTCTGAATTTTCAAAATCAATTGGGTTTACTTTGTGTGGCATTGCCGATGAGCCAATTTCTCCTGCTTTGATTTTTTGTTTGAAATATTCCATCGAAACATACGTCCAAATATCTCTGTCTAAATCAATTATGATAGTATTGATTCTTTTCAACGCATCAAAAAAGGCAGCAAAATGATCGTAATGTTCAATTTGGGTAGTTGGAAAAGAGTGATGCAAACCTAAATTTTCCTGTACAAATTGAGTACCAAATTGCTTCCAGTCAATTTGTGGATAAGCCACGTGATGGGCGTTATAATTTCCTGTTGCTCCACCAAATTTGGCTGCAAACGGAATGTTGAACAACAAACGCATTTGCTCTTCTAATCGCTCCACAAAAACACCAATTTCTTTACCTAAACGGGTTGGCGAAGCGGGTTGTCCGTGTGTTTTGGCAAGCATTGGAATAGACTTCCATTCAACACTTAATTCTTTTAATTTTGAAGTCAAAGCAATTAAGGATGGCATATATACTTTTTCGAAAGCTTCTTTTGTCGAAAGCGGAATTGCAGTATTATTTATATCCTGTGAAGTTAAACCAAAATGGATGAATTCTTTATATTGTGATAATCCTAATTTTTCGAAAGCGTCTTTGATGAAATATTCCACGGCTTTTACATCGTGGTTCGTCACTTTTTCAGTTTCTTTTATCCAAAGTGCATCTTCGGTAGAAAAATTTCTGTAAATGTCACGCAAACTTTCGAAAACATTCGGGTTTACGTCTTTTAGTTGTGGTAAAGGAATTTCGCAAAGCGTAATAAAATATTCAATTTCAACTAATACACGGTATTTGATTAATGCTTCTTCAGAGAAATATTTTGAAAGTGAACTGGTTTTGCTTCTGTATCTTCCATCGATTGGCGATACTGCGTTTAATTCGTTTAAGGTTGTCATTGTTAGCTGTTTTTAAGAAAGCGCAAAGATATAGATTTCAGATTTTAGATTTCAGATTTCAGATTTAAAAATTGCAATTGATTTTTGAAATTGTTATTTCAGTTTTTCAAGGTCTTTTCGAACCGTTTTCATTCCTTCTGAACCTGTTTTAGCAATAATTTTAATATCATTTGGCAAGTCATAAATTGCTGCCGGTTTTGGATCGATATAATAAACAGGAATATTAGGATCAGCAAAATTCATCAAGCTTGCAGCAGGATAAACTTGGAGCGAAGTCCCAATTATAATCAGAATATCCGCTTTTTGCACAATGTTTACTGCTTCTTCCAAGGCTGGAACTTCTTCGCCAAACCAAACAATGTGTGGTCGTAATTGATGTCCATTATCATCAACATCGGTGGAATTTAAATCGGTTTCCCAGTCCAGAATGTAATTTTTGTTTTTGGTACTTCTTACTTTTAACAATTCGCCGTGAAGGTGCAAAACTTTTGTGCTTCCCGCTCTTTCGTGTAAATTATCTACGTTTTGAGTAATAATATGCACCTCGAAATCATTTTCTAATTCCGCCAAGATTCGATGTCCAAGATTGGGTTGTACTTCGTGTAATTGTTTGCGTCTTTGGTTGTAAAAATCAAGCACTAATTCAGGATTTTTATTCCAACCTTCAGGCGTTGCCACATCCATTACATTATGACCTTCCCAAAGTCCATCGGCATCACGAAAGGTTTTGATTCCGCTTTCGGCACTGATTCCTGCTCCGGTCAAGACGACTAATTTCTTTTTCATATTTAAAATGCTTTTACCGCAGATTCGCAGATTATTAAAAAATAATTCAAAAAAAATCTGCGAATCTGCGGTTAATTTTTTGTTTTAATCTGAATTTTAATTCGAAATAAAACTACTCCTTTTTACTATTTTTACCAAAAATAATTCCATAATATGATTGATTTAGACTATCTCGCTTTTCTCGAAAACATTCTGACCGACAATAGAAAATCCAAGTTTCTGAAAGTATTAGAAAACCGTACCAAACATTTTACAGTAGTTGTAGAGGATGTTTTTCAAATGCACAATGCCAGTGCGGTAATGCGTAGTTGTGAGGTTTTTGGAATTCAGGAACTGAATGTCATTGAACAACGTTATGGTAAAAGTATCGACAAGGAAATTGCGATGGGGGCACAAAAATGGGTTGATATTAATAAATTCGATAATGTGACTAATTGTTTGGATACACTGAAAAATCAAGGCTACCAAATTATTGCAACCACACCACACGAGAATGATTGTCTTTTAGATGATTTTGATATTTCTAAACCCAGTGCTTTGTTTTTCGGAACAGAAAGAGATGGATTATCAGAGGAAATTATGCAAAATGCAGATGGTTTCCTTAAAATTCCGATGGTGGGTTTTACGGAAAGTTTAAATATCTCGGTTTCCGCAGCAATTATTATTCAAAATCTCACCAATAGATTAAGGCAATCTGATGTGAATTGGCATTTAACTGAAACTGAAATTTTAGAAAAACGATTGGCTTGGGCAAGGAGTTCTATAAAAGATATTAAGCGAATTGAGCAAAGGTATTTTTCTGAAAACGCCTAAAAAGCAAAAAACTCATTCCTTTTACAGAATGAGTTTTTTTTTTTATAAATTCAAATTTGATTTTTACAAAATATAATCGGTATTGATAAAATTCGATTCTTTGCTATTCAATAATTCCTGCAAAATAGCATTGTTATAATCATTGTCTTTCGAAGCTACAAAAGTTCTGATTGAGAACGAACGCAAAGCATCAAAAATACTCAATGTTCCCACAGCCGAATCTTTACGCCCTGTGAAAGGATATAAATCTGGTCCTCTTTGACAAGAACTGTTCAAGTTTACTCTACAAACTAAATTCACTAAAGCATCAATAAGCGGTGCAATGGTTTTGATATTTTGTCCAAACAAACTCACTTGTTGTCCGTAATTAGACTCTGCCATATCATTCAATGGTTCCTGAATATCTTTGAAAGTCATAATAGGGACAATTGGTCCAAATTGCTCTTCGTGATACAAACGCATTTCTTTGTTTATAGGGAACATCACTGGAGGAAAAATATAATTTTCTGAAAGTTCTCCTCCTTTTGCATTGATGATTTTGGCTCCTTTGCTAGTAGCATCGTCAATCAATTCTTGAATATAAGCTGGTTTGTCTTTCTCTGGTAATGGCGTAAGCGAAACGGATTTATCCCAAGGATTTCCAAAAACAAGTGCATCTACTTTTGCAGAAAATCTTTTGTTGAATTCTTCCGCAATTGATTCGTGAACGTATAATAATTTCAAAGCAGTACAACGTTGTCCATTAAAAGACAAAGTTCCCACGATACATTCGTTGATAGCCAAATCTAAATCGGCATCTGGTAAAATAATTGCTGGATTTTTTGCTTCTAAACCTAAAACCAAACGCAATCTGTTTTTGTTTGGATGTTGATCTTGCAAAGCTATTGCTGATTTACTGTTTCCAATCAAAGCTAGAACATCCACTTTTCCAGATTTCATTATAGGCGAAGCCACTTCACGACCTCTTCCGTAGATTACATTAATAGCTCCTTTTGGAAAACTGTTTTGAAAAGCTTCTAATAAAGGAGAAATCAATAAAACACCGTGCTTTGCTGGCTTGAAAATCACAGGATTTCCCATTATCAATGCTGGAATAAGCAAAGAGAAGGTTTCATTCAAAGGATAATTATAAGGTCCCAGACACAAAACAACTCCAAGTGGTCCACGACGAATCATTGCATTTACGCCTTGGCTTTTTTTGAAATGAGCACTACTTCTATCCAATTGTTTGTAATGTTCGATGGTATCATAAATATATTCTACCGTTCTGTCGAATTCTTTTTCTGAATCGCCTAATGATTTTCCGATTTCCCACATCAAAAGTTTAACAACTTCTGTTCTTGTGGTTTTCATTTGTGCAACGAATTTCTCCATGCACTTGATGCGATCCGCTACTTTCATTGTTGGCCACAAACCTTGACCATTATTATAAGCAGACGAAGCTGATTCTAAAACTTCTAATGCCTCTTTTTCTCCCATAGCTGGAATACTTCCTAACAAAGTAGGTTCGTATTTTTCTGTAGAAGATATTGTAGAAAAAACAGGTGTTATTTGACCTGTCCATTTTTTTAATTCTCCATCAACTAAATAAGTGTCTTGAACTAGTATTGAGTCAATTTGAAATTCTTTTGGTATTGTATTCATTATAATTGTGTTGTGCTTTCTTTTCGAAAGCGTGAATAAAAATGAAGATTTCACTTCATATTTAGGTTAGACTATTCTACTTCTCCATTCCATTCTAAAAATCCACCTAATAAGTTATAGGCGTTTTCAAAACCAAGTTCGTTCATTACCTCACAAGCCTTGGCACTTCTAGCACCAGAGCGGCAATACACATAATAATTTTTCGATTTATCTAAAGCTTCCAATTTATCTATAAAAGCTTGACCTTCATAAATATCGATATTGATAGCATTAGGAATCATCCCTTCGTTAACCTCTGCTTCGGTTCTTACATCCAGAATTACTGAATTATCGTCGGCTTCAAATTGAGAAACCCAATCTTCTTGTGTTAAGTTCATAGTATTGTTTTTGGTAAAATTACAAAGTTTTTACCTAAAAGTAAGTGTGCTTATTGTTAATTAGATAATTATTCCAAGAAAACGTTTTCGGACAAACATAAAACAAGTCAAATTACGAATTTATCAAATAAACTGTAAAAAAATACATTAAAACACATCCTGTACTATCTTTATCTACCTTATATTCACATTTACTCTAAAAACTCATCTTACAGAATCGAAACAAATCACACCAAAAACAAACCTACAAACCAATCATTTGAACCAAAAAAATATTTCTTAACTAAAATTTAACAATACATTTGTATATACAAATAAAAAACATACTACATTTGTACCAACATATAACATATATACAAATATGAAAATTGAAGAAGTAATAAAATCAACCGTTCCTCTGGATAATTCAAAAAAAATTATTCTGAACGTTTTGTATACTCAAAATGTTATTACTGATAATTTTAATGAAATCCTAAAACCTTACGACATATCAGGAGAGCAATACAATGTGCTACGGATATTAAGAGGTCAAAAAGGTTGCCCTGCCAATATGTGTGTGATTCAGGAACGAATGCTAGCCAAGACAAGTAATACCACTCGATTAGTGGATAAATTATTGCTAAAAGAACTAGTAACCCGAGAAGTATGCCCAGAAAACAGACGTAAAATTGAAGTTAAAATTACACAAAAAGGTTTAGATGTTTTGAAAGACCTTGATCCAAAAGTAAATGCTCACGAACAATATTTCTCAAATAATTTAGATTCTGATGAAGTAATTGAATTGAATAGACTGTTAGAAAAATATAGAAATCACAATTAAAAAATAAATACAAACATAATATGAGTACTTTTTTAGAAAATCAAAATTGGAGATACGCTACAAAAAAATTTGATGCAACCAAAAAAATTAGACCCGAAGATTTTAACACTTTGAAAGAAGCTATCCGTTTGAGTTCTTCTTCTTATGGATTACAACCTTACAAAATATTAATCATCGAAAGCCCAGAATTAAGAGCCAAAATTCAACCTGCTGCTTGGGGACAAACTCAAATTGTTGATGCTTCACACTTAATCGTTTTTGCCAACAGAACCACTATCGACGAAGCTGAAGTAGATGCTTATTTCGACAACATCAGCAACACAAGAGAAATCCCATTAGAAGCATTGGCAGGATACCAAGGTTTTATGAAAGGAAAAATCAATGAATTATCAGCAGATGCTCAAAATATTTGGAACTCTAAACAAACTTATTTGGCACTTGGAAATTTACTAAACGCTGCAGCTGAATTGAAAATCGATGTGACTCCAATGGAAGGTTTCTCGCCTGCTGCTGTAAACGAAATATTAGGCCTAGATGCTTTAGGTTTAAATGCTAGTTTAATTGCAACTGTTGGATACCGTAGCGAAGAAGATGATACCCAACATTACGCAAAAGTTAGAAAATCAAACGAAGAATTATTTATCACACTTTAATTATATACAAACAATCAAAATTTAAACACAATGAAAAATTTAAAATCAATTGCATTAGCATTCGTAGCATTCGCTACCATTTCAGTAACAGCTCAAACAAAGAAAATTGACGCAAAAACAAGTACTATCGAATGGGTAGGAAAAAAAGTAACAGGACAACACAATGGAACTGTTAACTTCAAAGACGGTTATGTAGTTTTCAAATCAAAAAAATTAGTTGGTGGAACATTTACTGTAAACATGACTTCATTAACAGCAACTGATCTTACTGGAGAATACAAAGACAAATTAGACGGTCACTTAAAAGCAGATGACTTTTTTGGAACAGCTAAATACCCAACAGCTACTTTAGTAATCAAAAAAATCGGAGCTAAATCAACAAATGTTTACACTGCTACTGCTGATTTAACTATCAAAGGAATCACTAAACCTGTAACTTTTGATTTGACTGTTGCTGGCAACACCGCAACAACAACATTCAATGTAAACAGAACAGTTTACGATATTAAATACGGTTCAAAATCATTCTTCGAAAGCATTGGAGACAAAGCAATTTCTGACGAATTCGAATTGAAAGTGACTTTGAAATTCTAATTTTAGAATATAAAATAGTAGCAAACCCTGATAAGAAATTGTCAGGGTTTCTTATTTCAAATAAAATCAAAAAAAATAGTGTTTTTTATTCAATACTATTTGAATAATCAAATTTGATTTATATATTTGTCAAATGAAAACGATTTTAAACAATACTTGGTGGTGGAACAATTTACGTCAATCGTCGTGAACAAAGCACCTATAGTATAAACTATAAATATAAAAGGCTTGTCATCACGACAAGCCTTTTTCTATTTCAAAAATACTGGAGCTAAAACTCTCCATTAAATAATAAAACAAAATGAAAACATTTACTTTAAATACTCATTACAAGCAAATCCTTGCCGACACCATTACTCCGGTAAGCGTATATTTTAAAATTCGTGACAAATTCCCAAACAGCCTTCTTTTGGAAAGTAGCGATTATCATGGTAACGACAACAGTTTCTCTTACATCTGTTGCAACCCGATTGCTTCTATTAAAATCGAAAATGAAACTATTTTCAAAAACTTTCCTGACGGAACTACAGAAACGATTTCGATAGATTCAAAAACAGATATTCCACAAGTAATTCAGGAATTTTCAGGACAGTTCAATTCCGAGAAAAACGATTTCAAATT from Flavobacterium eburneipallidum includes these protein-coding regions:
- a CDS encoding YceI family protein, which codes for MKNLKSIALAFVAFATISVTAQTKKIDAKTSTIEWVGKKVTGQHNGTVNFKDGYVVFKSKKLVGGTFTVNMTSLTATDLTGEYKDKLDGHLKADDFFGTAKYPTATLVIKKIGAKSTNVYTATADLTIKGITKPVTFDLTVAGNTATTTFNVNRTVYDIKYGSKSFFESIGDKAISDEFELKVTLKF
- a CDS encoding NAD(P)H-dependent oxidoreductase translates to MSTFLENQNWRYATKKFDATKKIRPEDFNTLKEAIRLSSSSYGLQPYKILIIESPELRAKIQPAAWGQTQIVDASHLIVFANRTTIDEAEVDAYFDNISNTREIPLEALAGYQGFMKGKINELSADAQNIWNSKQTYLALGNLLNAAAELKIDVTPMEGFSPAAVNEILGLDALGLNASLIATVGYRSEEDDTQHYAKVRKSNEELFITL